In Verrucomicrobiia bacterium, the genomic stretch CGTCCAGCAACGCAAGCGCATGGTCGTAGTTTGCCACCGCTATCGCGCATTTAACGGCACCGAGCTTGAAATCAACGTTGTCCGGTTCGAAGACGAGTGCCTGTTGGTACGCAGCGGCCGCGGATGCGTGTCGTTGCTGATTCAGGTAAGCAAACCCGAGCAGGCCGAAAACTTTCGCATCTCCGCCGCCGAGTGCGATGGTTCGTGTGAGCGGCTGTATGGCGGCCGTGTAGTTGCCCGCGCGAACCCAGGCAAACGCGACGTTTTTCTGCGCACGGCGATAGTCGGGAAACTTCGCAAGAGCGGTTTCAAAATGTTTGATCGCGTTGGTGAGGTCCTCGTTTTGGAAATACATATTCCCAAGGGTGAAATCGAAAACAGCACTCGCGTTGGGTTTCGCCAATCCCTTGAGCACGGACATCGCCTTCGTTGGATCCTCGCGCAGGATTGGGACAACTTTTTCGCGATAGGCTGCCTGTTCTTCGGGCGACATCCGCGGTTCGGCATCCGGGGCAAACCCGTAGCTCCCGATCAAACGCCGCGCGAACTCGGGATCGTTCCAAACCGATGCCAGTTCGTGTTGAGGATGAACGGGGGCGAATGTATCCGGCGCCGTGCTCGCAGCGCCAAAGACGCCAGGCGCTGTGAACAGCAGCAATGCACTCAGTTCGGCCCGCAACACCCGGGCGCTCCGCAGCTTCAAAATGGATTGTGATGTGTGTTTCATGAAAATTATTTCGGGAGTCACCCAGTCGTAACGCGGAATCGAATGGGATATTTGATAAATGTGCGGACGGGCTGGCCGTCCTTCATCCCAGGCCGGAATCGCCACTTCTTGACGGCTTCCAGCGCGGGTTTTTCAAATTCCGGACGCGTGGCATTTTCGATGCGCGGATCTTCGACGCGGCCGTCTTCGTTCAACACAAACAAGATCGTGACGACGCCTTCGATTTTGGCTTTGCGCAATTCCGGAGGATAGGCCGGCGCGGTTTGAGAAACGGGTTCAGGGCGTTTCTCCAGTTCCGAAACGTCGAACGTTTCCTCCTGAATGGTTTGCGCCGCCGCCAGCGCACGAATCTCTCCAAATCCCGCCAGCGCGCCGCCGGAACCCACCGCCACTTCGAGATCGGCGCTGAGGGGAATCTGCTGCGGCGCATCGGTGAGTTGAGGTTCGGGCGGTGCCTCCGGAGGCGTCTCTGTTTCAGGAGGAGGCGCGTCGACTTTTTCTTCGACGGGCGGAGGGAGATCGATGGCGCTCGTGGTCCGCAATTCCAGGCTCCGTTCGGGTTTCGCAATCTGATGCGCGAATGGAATGAATCCGAACAGCACCGCGGTGAAGCCAACGCCGAAAAGGATCGCCACTGGCAACCGCGCAAACCTGCTTTCGTTCTGGTAAACCTTCCGCATAGTTCAGCTCTTGTCGGTGGCCAGGCTCACATCCTTGGCGCCGCCGAGTTTCGCCTCGTCAATGACACTGATGACCGTTCCGGACTGGGAGTTTTCATCGGATTGAATCACGACAGGCAGCGGTTCTTTTGCACAGAGGCGCCTT encodes the following:
- a CDS encoding tetratricopeptide repeat protein, whose amino-acid sequence is MKHTSQSILKLRSARVLRAELSALLLFTAPGVFGAASTAPDTFAPVHPQHELASVWNDPEFARRLIGSYGFAPDAEPRMSPEEQAAYREKVVPILREDPTKAMSVLKGLAKPNASAVFDFTLGNMYFQNEDLTNAIKHFETALAKFPDYRRAQKNVAFAWVRAGNYTAAIQPLTRTIALGGGDAKVFGLLGFAYLNQQRHASAAAAYQQALVFEPDNVDFKLGAVKCAIAVANYDHALALLDELIRLHPERDSLWTLQANVYIQKEQPAKASVALETVRRLGKAGSQTLYLLGDLYLSQEAPDLALAAYLEAIDKDNGQNLAKALRPAQILVGRGAWNEAKQLFARIRSAGTLAGPDELKLLKLEAKLAMGTGAGQDAIQVLEQIIERNPLDGEALLLAGDYYAKNDQREKAEFRYDTAAKLQGFEADAFVKSAQLLVQSQKYVQAAELLHKAQKVKPRDNVQRYLEKVEQLARSGRS
- a CDS encoding TonB family protein encodes the protein MRKVYQNESRFARLPVAILFGVGFTAVLFGFIPFAHQIAKPERSLELRTTSAIDLPPPVEEKVDAPPPETETPPEAPPEPQLTDAPQQIPLSADLEVAVGSGGALAGFGEIRALAAAQTIQEETFDVSELEKRPEPVSQTAPAYPPELRKAKIEGVVTILFVLNEDGRVEDPRIENATRPEFEKPALEAVKKWRFRPGMKDGQPVRTFIKYPIRFRVTTG